From Rutidosis leptorrhynchoides isolate AG116_Rl617_1_P2 chromosome 3, CSIRO_AGI_Rlap_v1, whole genome shotgun sequence, a single genomic window includes:
- the LOC139895785 gene encoding glycosylinositol phosphorylceramide mannosyl transferase 1, translating to MVTRTNLISRRMALKFRQLSISAVGSLKIKLLLLCCFVFTLTLLASRTPSFLGWGQESVPSLDRTSSKGYTLLINTWKRYDLLKQSISHYTTCPGLDSIHIVWSEPNPPSDLLVKYLNHAVKSNTKDGRYAELVFDINKEDSLNNRFKELKDPITDAVFSIDDDIIFPCKTVEFAYTVWRSAPDTMVGFVPRIHLLDPSSEKENSYIYGGWWPVWWTGTYSMILSKASFFHIKYLRMYSNEMPSSLLEYVKKNRNCEDIAMSFLVANATSAPPIWAKGKIYEIGSTGISSLGGHSDKRTECVNRFVSEFGRMPLIPTTVKAVDSRGTWFW from the exons ATGGTGACGAGAACAAACTTAATTAGCCGTCGGATGGCGTTGAAGTTCCGGCAATTATCGATCTCAGCCGTTGGATCACTGAAGATCAAGTTGCTACTGTTATGTTGCTTCGTTTTTACACTAACTTTGCTCGCAAGCCGTACGCCGTCGTTTTTGGGCTGGGGACAAGAAAGTGTTCCGTCTCTTGATCGAACTTCGAG TAAAGGGTATACGTTATTGATTAATACATGGAAAAGATATGATCTTCTCAAGCAATCCATTTCTCATTATACGACATGTCCTGGACTGGACTCGATTCACATAGTATGGAGCGAGCCTAATCCGCCTTCAGATCTTCTTGTGAAATATCTAAATCATGCTGTAAAGTCAAATACTAAAGATGGTCGATATGCCGAGTTGGTTTTTGACATAAACAAAGAAGACAGCCTCAATAACAGATTTAAAGAGCTCAAGGATCCAATTACAGATGCTGTTTTTTCCATTGACGACGATATTATATTTCCTTGCAAAACGGTGGAGTTTGCATATACCGTATGGCGAAGTGCACCAGACACGATGGTGGGATTTGTACCTCGAATCCATTTGCTTGATCCATCG AGCGAGAAAGAAAATTCATATATCTATGGTGGATGGTGGCCTGTATGGTGGACTGGGACATACAGTATGATACTCTCTAAGGCATCCTTTTTCCACATAAAGTATCTTCGTATGTACTCTAACGAAATGCCTTCATCCCTTTTGGAATATGTAAAGAAGAATAG GAATTGCGAAGACATTGCGATGTCGTTCTTGGTTGCTAATGCTACAAGTGCCCCTCCTATATGGGCAAAAG GCAAGATATATGAGATTGGATCAACAGGAATCAGTAGTCTTGGAGGTCATAGCGACAAAAGGACCGAGTGTGTGAATAGGTTTGTATCTGAGTTTGGCAGGATGCCACTGATACCGACTACTGTGAAGGCCGTTGATAGCCGTGGCACTTGGTTCTGGTGA